A genome region from Ottowia testudinis includes the following:
- the alaS gene encoding alanine--tRNA ligase translates to MKNANPPLSVADIRKSFLDFFESKGHTVVPSSPLVPGNDPTLMFTNSGMVQFKDVFLGTDKRPYVRAASVQACLRAGGKHNDLENVGYTARHHTFFEMLGNWSFGDYFKRESIEWGWELLTQVYGLPPEKLTATVYHEDDEAYDIWTKVIGLPPERVIRINDNKGGKYKSDNFWMMADTGPCGPCSEIFYDHGPHIPGGPPGSPDEDGDRFIEIWNHVFMQFEMHEDGSVTPLPAPCVDTGMGLERLAAILQHVHSNYEIDLFERLIQAASEATGCADLAHPSLKVIADHIRATAFLVSDGVIPSNEGRGYVQRRIIRRAIRHGYKLGQKKPFFHKLVPVLVELMGAAYPRLQAEGRRVEEVLKAEEERFFETLANGMEILDDALIAGRKELPGHVAFKLHDTYGFPLDLTQDVCRERGVTVDVAGFDEAMAAQKAAGRAAGKFKMDKAVDYSGGANVFTGYDELSSASKIIAIYQDGVPANALKDGQSGIVVLDTTPFYAESGGQVGDSGVLAGQGFEFGVQDTQKIRADVYGHHGVMTQGTLKVGDAVDARVDQTTRAATMRNHSVTHLMHKALREVLGAHVQQKGSLVDAEKTRFDFAHNAPVTPEQIIEIERRVNEEILQNAATQARVMDIDSAQKTGAMMLFGEKYGETVRVLDIGTSRELCGGTHVKATGDIGLFKITSEGGVAAGVRRIEAITGANALAYTQALESSLHSVAATLRAPTGEVQARLGQVLDQVKALEKEIAQLKGKLASSQGDDLVSQAVDVKGLKVLAARLDGADAKTLRDTLDKLKDKLKTAAIVLAAVEGDKVQLAAAVTKDSVGKVKAGELVNFVAQQVGGKGGGKPDMAMAGGTDASGLPQALQSVHGWVAERV, encoded by the coding sequence ATGAAAAACGCCAACCCCCCCCTCTCCGTCGCCGACATCCGCAAGTCCTTCCTCGACTTCTTTGAAAGCAAGGGCCACACCGTGGTGCCCTCATCGCCCCTGGTGCCCGGCAACGACCCCACGCTGATGTTCACCAACAGCGGCATGGTGCAGTTCAAGGACGTGTTCCTGGGCACCGACAAGCGCCCCTACGTGCGCGCGGCCAGCGTGCAGGCCTGCCTGCGCGCGGGCGGCAAGCACAACGATTTGGAGAACGTGGGCTATACCGCGAGGCATCACACCTTCTTCGAGATGCTGGGCAACTGGTCGTTTGGCGACTACTTCAAACGCGAGAGCATCGAATGGGGCTGGGAGCTGCTGACCCAGGTCTACGGCCTGCCGCCTGAAAAACTCACCGCCACCGTCTACCACGAAGACGACGAGGCGTATGACATCTGGACGAAGGTGATCGGCCTGCCGCCCGAGCGCGTGATCCGCATCAACGACAACAAGGGCGGCAAGTACAAGAGCGACAACTTCTGGATGATGGCCGACACCGGCCCCTGTGGCCCGTGCTCTGAAATCTTCTACGACCACGGCCCGCACATCCCCGGCGGCCCGCCCGGCAGCCCGGATGAAGACGGTGACCGCTTCATCGAAATCTGGAACCACGTGTTCATGCAGTTCGAGATGCACGAAGACGGCAGCGTCACCCCGCTGCCCGCGCCCTGCGTGGACACCGGCATGGGCCTGGAGCGCCTGGCCGCCATCTTGCAGCACGTGCACAGCAACTACGAGATCGACCTGTTCGAGCGGCTGATCCAGGCCGCGAGCGAGGCCACCGGCTGCGCCGATCTGGCGCACCCGTCGCTCAAGGTGATTGCCGACCACATCCGCGCCACGGCGTTTCTGGTCAGCGACGGCGTGATCCCCAGCAACGAAGGCCGCGGCTACGTGCAACGCCGCATCATCCGCCGCGCTATTCGGCACGGTTACAAGCTGGGGCAGAAAAAGCCCTTCTTCCACAAGCTGGTGCCGGTCCTGGTTGAACTCATGGGCGCGGCGTATCCGCGTTTGCAGGCTGAAGGCCGTCGCGTTGAAGAAGTGCTGAAGGCGGAGGAAGAGCGCTTCTTTGAGACGCTGGCCAACGGCATGGAGATTCTGGACGACGCGCTGATCGCCGGCCGCAAGGAACTGCCCGGCCACGTCGCCTTCAAGCTGCACGACACCTACGGCTTCCCGCTCGATCTGACGCAAGACGTGTGCCGCGAGCGCGGTGTGACGGTGGATGTGGCGGGCTTTGACGAAGCCATGGCCGCGCAAAAGGCGGCAGGCCGCGCGGCGGGCAAGTTCAAGATGGACAAGGCGGTGGATTACAGCGGCGGCGCCAACGTATTCACCGGCTACGACGAGTTGTCGAGTGCTAGCAAAATAATAGCTATCTATCAGGACGGCGTGCCGGCCAACGCCCTGAAAGACGGTCAAAGCGGCATCGTGGTGCTGGACACCACGCCGTTCTATGCCGAGAGTGGTGGCCAGGTGGGCGACAGCGGCGTGCTGGCCGGTCAGGGCTTTGAGTTCGGCGTGCAGGACACGCAGAAGATCCGCGCCGACGTCTACGGCCACCACGGCGTGATGACGCAGGGCACGCTGAAAGTGGGCGATGCCGTGGACGCCCGGGTCGACCAGACCACGCGCGCCGCCACCATGCGCAACCACAGCGTCACGCACTTGATGCACAAGGCGCTGCGCGAGGTGCTGGGCGCCCACGTGCAGCAAAAAGGCAGCCTGGTCGATGCCGAGAAAACGCGCTTCGACTTCGCGCACAACGCACCCGTCACCCCCGAGCAGATCATCGAGATCGAACGCCGCGTCAACGAAGAGATCCTGCAGAACGCCGCCACCCAGGCGCGCGTGATGGACATCGACAGCGCCCAGAAAACCGGCGCCATGATGCTGTTCGGCGAAAAGTATGGCGAGACCGTGCGCGTGCTCGACATCGGCACCAGCCGCGAACTGTGCGGCGGCACGCACGTCAAGGCCACGGGCGACATTGGCCTGTTCAAGATCACCAGCGAAGGCGGCGTGGCGGCGGGCGTGCGGCGCATCGAGGCCATCACGGGCGCCAACGCGCTGGCCTACACGCAGGCGCTGGAATCCAGCCTGCACAGCGTGGCCGCCACGCTGCGCGCGCCCACGGGCGAGGTGCAGGCGCGCCTGGGCCAGGTGCTTGATCAGGTCAAGGCGCTGGAGAAAGAAATCGCCCAGCTCAAGGGCAAGCTCGCGTCATCCCAGGGCGACGATCTGGTGAGCCAGGCCGTCGATGTGAAGGGCCTCAAGGTGCTGGCCGCGCGCCTGGACGGCGCCGACGCCAAGACCCTGCGCGACACGCTCGACAAGCTGAAAGACAAGCTGAAAACCGCCGCCATCGTGCTGGCCGCCGTCGAGGGCGACAAGGTGCAACTGGCCGCCGCCGTGACCAAGGATTCGGTCGGCAAGGTCAAGGCCGGCGAACTGGTCAACTTCGTCGCACAGCAGGTGGGCGGCAAAGGCGGCGGCAAGCCCGACATGGCGATGGCCGGGGGCACCGACGCCAGCGGCCTGCCCCAGGCGCTGCAAAGCGTGCACGGTTGGGTGGCCGAACGTGTCTAA
- a CDS encoding type II toxin-antitoxin system VapC family toxin translates to MKLPDTNLLVYSVNASSPFHSAAKAWLADAFAASGGVAFAWNALIGFVRIATHPRAMQSPLTVSDATGMVDEWLSQPRAVVVNPGPHHADVLFKLLLQCGTGGNLTNDAHLAALAVEHSATVGTFDRDFLKFKGVQIDLLTRPDSSKFPS, encoded by the coding sequence ATGAAGCTGCCCGACACCAACTTGCTGGTCTATAGCGTCAACGCCAGCAGTCCGTTTCACAGCGCCGCGAAGGCGTGGCTTGCGGATGCGTTCGCCGCGTCCGGCGGTGTGGCGTTTGCCTGGAACGCGCTGATCGGCTTTGTGCGCATTGCCACGCATCCACGCGCCATGCAGTCGCCGCTCACCGTGAGCGATGCCACAGGCATGGTGGACGAATGGTTGTCGCAGCCACGCGCCGTCGTGGTGAACCCCGGTCCGCACCACGCCGATGTGCTGTTCAAGTTGCTGCTGCAATGCGGCACCGGCGGCAACCTGACCAACGACGCCCATCTGGCCGCGCTGGCCGTTGAACATTCGGCCACCGTGGGCACGTTCGATCGCGATTTCCTCAAATTCAAGGGTGTGCAGATCGATCTGCTGACCCGCCCCGATTCATCCAAGTTCCCATCATGA
- a CDS encoding GNAT family N-acetyltransferase: MSKDAAAAGQRVDAAELIFRRPTAEDASALASFYNDPAVYTGLLQLPYTDAAYWRKRFTEPSAGAAEFGLSLVVFRGDQLIANGGLFPAAPAVRRRHVLGLGMAVAGAWQARGIGSLLLRSLLEHADHWLGARRIELTVYTDNAAAIALYRKHGFEVEGTQREFAFRDGCYVDALMMARLASSLRAPL; encoded by the coding sequence GTGTCTAAAGACGCGGCTGCGGCTGGCCAGCGGGTCGACGCCGCCGAATTGATCTTCCGTCGACCGACGGCTGAGGACGCTAGCGCACTGGCTAGCTTCTACAATGACCCGGCCGTTTACACAGGGCTGCTGCAACTGCCCTATACCGATGCGGCGTATTGGCGCAAGCGTTTCACCGAACCTTCAGCGGGTGCCGCGGAGTTTGGACTTTCCCTGGTGGTGTTTCGCGGTGATCAATTGATTGCCAACGGAGGCTTATTTCCAGCCGCGCCAGCTGTACGACGGCGGCATGTACTTGGCCTGGGCATGGCGGTGGCGGGTGCCTGGCAAGCGCGTGGCATTGGAAGCCTGTTGCTAAGAAGCTTGCTGGAGCATGCCGACCACTGGCTTGGCGCGCGGCGCATCGAGTTGACTGTCTATACCGATAACGCTGCGGCCATTGCCTTGTACCGCAAGCATGGGTTTGAAGTGGAAGGCACGCAGCGTGAATTCGCTTTTCGCGACGGCTGCTATGTAGATGCACTGATGATGGCGCGGCTGGCGTCATCGCTGCGGGCGCCCTTATGA
- a CDS encoding TlpA family protein disulfide reductase, producing MTCVDRHPRRRGILAALLALASTPALAQHALREWPAQQPTPALQGVDLGGRAWDVTELKGKVVVLNFWATWCPPCVEEMPALQALHDTVDDDVQVISVSVKDSAPAVRRFVKSHQVTFPVLLDARGELASRWGVKSVPTTVLIDKQGRPRRRITGTVDWVEREPAGWLEALRR from the coding sequence ATGACGTGCGTTGACAGGCACCCGCGGCGTCGGGGCATCCTTGCCGCGCTTCTGGCGTTGGCAAGCACGCCAGCGCTGGCGCAGCATGCGCTCAGGGAATGGCCTGCCCAGCAGCCAACGCCCGCGCTACAGGGCGTGGACCTGGGTGGCCGTGCGTGGGACGTGACCGAGCTGAAAGGCAAGGTTGTCGTGCTCAACTTCTGGGCCACCTGGTGTCCACCCTGCGTCGAGGAGATGCCCGCGCTGCAGGCGCTGCACGATACCGTCGACGACGACGTGCAGGTCATCAGCGTGAGCGTGAAGGACTCTGCTCCGGCGGTGCGTCGTTTCGTCAAGTCGCATCAGGTGACGTTTCCGGTGCTGCTGGATGCTCGCGGCGAGCTGGCGTCGCGTTGGGGCGTCAAGTCCGTGCCCACCACGGTGCTGATCGACAAGCAGGGCCGCCCGCGTCGGCGGATCACAGGCACCGTGGATTGGGTTGAGCGCGAGCCCGCCGGCTGGCTGGAAGCATTGCGCCGATAA